Proteins co-encoded in one Astatotilapia calliptera unplaced genomic scaffold, fAstCal1.2 U_scaffold_52, whole genome shotgun sequence genomic window:
- the LOC113018273 gene encoding piggyBac transposable element-derived protein 4-like: MAYFPPEIEDSVIAMTNLEAGRRRPAIDGWKPMGRVEFRAYLGLLVLAGVYRSRGEACESLWDAESGRSVFRATMPLKTFRAYSSALRFDDRETRRAGRGEGEGEGDSCYDKLAPIRAVWDEWCARLPAMYRPGPEVTVDERLVPFRGRCPFRQYMPSKPARYGIKIWVACDARSSYAWKMQVYTGKPDKRGPPEKHLATRVVVDLTEGLTPGRNVTCDNFFTSRELADRLYRERGHTVLGTLRSNRPEIPRELRCVKGRAVGSVESVVLGGSAGRGGGRGGREGGGGGGGGGGPDTIILSYVAKKNKNVLLLTTAPRYYHHRSGPEPRPSRRISNSSSNSSGGSSNRSGAKPPLVLHYNRTKGGVDNLDKVVSTYSCRRKTRRWPVALFHNMVDVAAYNAFVLWREIHPDWMPGKLNRRRLFLERLGKALARPMLEARAALARGPGGGGGGGGGGRVAARGATAEAASNNNATPRDSSPVKRRRCRVCPRSKDVKTKILCRECRAHVCTNCAVTYCPNCAASSSSSSRDAAPRTPPTP; this comes from the exons ATGGCCTACTTCCCGCCGGAGATAGAGGACTCGGTGATCGCCATGACCAACCTGGAAGCGGGCAGGCGCAGGCCCGCCATCGACGGATGGAAGCCCATGGGCCGCGTCGAGTTCCGAGCCTACCTGGGGCTGCTCGTGCTCGCCGGCGTGTACAGGTCCCGGGGAGAGGCCTGCGAGAGCCTGTGGGACGCCGAGAGCGGCAGGTCCGTGTTCAGAGCCACGATGCCGCTCAAGACCTTTCGAGCCTACTCGAGCGCGCTGCGCTTCGACGACAGGGAGACCAGAAGGGCCGGGCGAGGCGAAGGCGAGGGCGAGGGCGATAGCTGCTACGACAAACTGGCCCCCATCAGAGCCGTGTGGGACGAGTGGTGCGCGAGGTTGCCCGCCATGTACCGCCCGGGACCGGAGGTCACCGTCGACGAGAGACTGGTGCCGTTCAGAG gaCGGTGTCCGTTCAGACAGTACATGCCCAGCAAGCCGGCCAGGTACGGGATCAAGATATGGGTGGCGTGCGACGCGCGTTCCAGCTACGCGTGGAAGATGCAAGTCTACACCGGCAAGCCCGACAAGCGCGGCCCTCCCGAAAAGCACCTGGCCACTCGAGTGGTCGTGGACCTCACCGAGGGACTGACTCCGGGACGCAACGTCACGTGCGACAACTTTTTCACCTCGCGCGAGCTCGCCGATAGGCTCTATCGCGAGAGAGGCCACACCGTGCTGGGCACTCTGCGGTCGAACAGACCCGAGATCCCCAGAGAGCTGCGCTGCGTCAAGGGCAGGGCCGTGGGCTCCGTCGAATCCGTGGTACTCGGCGGCTCCGCGGGAcgagggggaggaagaggaggacgagaaggaggaggaggaggaggaggaggaggagggcccGACACGATCATCCTCTCCTACGTGGCCAAGAAGAACAAGAACGTGCTGCTCCTCACCACAGCTCCTCGTTATTACCACCATCGCTCCGGCCCCGAGCCCCGGCCTAGCCGCCGcatcagcaacagcagcagcaacagcagcggcGGCAGCAGCAACAGAAGCGGCGCGAAACCGCCCTTGGTGCTGCATTACAACCGCACCAAGGGAGGAGTGGACAACCTGGACAAGGTCGTGAGCACGTACAGCTGCAGGAGAAAGACCCGCAGGTGGCCCGTGGCCCTTTTCCACAACATGGTCGACGTGGCGGCCTACAACGCGTTCGTGCTGTGGAGGGAAATTCACCCCGACTGGATGCCGGGCAAGCTCAACAGACGACGGCTCTTCCTCGAGCGACTGGGCAAAGCGCTCGCGCGCCCCATGCTCGAAGCCAGGGCGGCTTTAGCGCGAGGaccgggaggaggaggaggaggaggaggaggaggcagagtcGCGGCCCGAGGCGCTACCGCCGAGGCAGCCTCTAACAACAACGCTACGCCACGCGACTCCTCTCCGGTCAAGAGGCGCAGGTGCCGCGTGTGTCCCAGGAGCAAAGACGTCAAGACCAAGATCCTGTGCCGCGAGTGCCGAGCGCACGTGTGTACAAACTGCGCCGTCACGTACTGTCCCAACTGCgccgcttcttcttcttcttcttcccgcGACGCCGCTCCCCGGACGCCACCGACGCCGTGA